One part of the Desulfonema ishimotonii genome encodes these proteins:
- a CDS encoding glycosyltransferase family 4 protein has translation MKIALICKAYSVTKGGLERYTVRLSRTLRDAGHDVHLFSNTRQPEPGIRFHHVPMIPHSSPGKNLSFAWRSRQALLKERFDVIQSMERVWNQDIFRASDGINPIQMRERYASPAVRKLKAIGPRRQVLTWLERRIFERGGCRFVMTNSHLVKHQILRHYQADPDRIAVIYNSVSHEKFHPGLREIHRRAIREAHGVADNEILLLFAGNDFRRKGLGLVIDALARCDSKKFRLMVAGSDKKGPYERQAERNGLASRVLFIGPRREIEHYYAASDVMVLPTRYDAFSNVCLEAMACGIPVITSRTNGASEIVRNGDNGYVLETTDPGELAGRLSRFADPGQRIRMGENAAATARPFTSERYMSELMALYDRVIRDKQNS, from the coding sequence ATGAAAATCGCATTGATATGCAAGGCATATTCTGTCACCAAAGGCGGCCTGGAACGCTACACGGTCCGACTCAGCCGGACGCTCCGGGACGCGGGGCACGACGTGCATCTCTTTTCAAATACGCGGCAGCCTGAGCCGGGCATCCGGTTTCACCACGTCCCCATGATCCCCCACTCCTCGCCCGGCAAAAATCTCTCCTTTGCGTGGCGCTCCCGGCAGGCGCTGCTGAAAGAGCGATTTGACGTGATCCAGAGCATGGAGCGGGTCTGGAACCAGGATATCTTCCGGGCGTCGGACGGCATCAACCCCATCCAGATGCGGGAGCGCTACGCCAGCCCCGCAGTGCGGAAACTGAAGGCCATCGGCCCCCGCCGCCAGGTGCTGACCTGGCTGGAACGGCGGATATTTGAAAGGGGCGGCTGCCGGTTTGTGATGACCAACTCCCATCTGGTGAAACACCAGATCCTCCGCCACTATCAGGCGGACCCGGACCGGATCGCCGTCATCTACAACAGCGTCAGCCATGAAAAATTCCATCCCGGCCTCCGGGAAATCCACCGACGGGCGATCCGGGAGGCCCACGGCGTGGCGGATAACGAAATTCTGCTCCTCTTTGCGGGCAATGATTTCAGGAGAAAGGGCCTGGGGCTGGTCATCGACGCCCTGGCCCGGTGCGACAGCAAAAAATTCCGGCTCATGGTGGCCGGAAGCGACAAAAAGGGGCCGTATGAGCGGCAGGCCGAACGGAACGGTCTTGCCTCGCGCGTGCTGTTCATCGGCCCCCGGCGCGAAATCGAACATTATTACGCGGCCTCTGATGTGATGGTGCTGCCGACCCGGTATGACGCCTTTTCCAACGTCTGCCTGGAGGCCATGGCCTGCGGCATCCCGGTCATCACCAGCCGGACCAACGGCGCGTCCGAGATCGTCCGCAACGGGGACAACGGCTATGTGCTTGAGACCACGGACCCCGGTGAGCTGGCCGGACGCCTCAGCCGCTTTGCCGATCCCGGTCAGCGCATCCGCATGGGCGAAAACGCCGCCGCCACGGCCCGCCCCTTCACATCAGAGCGCTACATGTCGGAACTGATGGCCCTCTACGACCGGGTCATCCGGGATAAACAGAACTCATGA
- a CDS encoding ArnT family glycosyltransferase has product MRTNSIEDMPQKRAGHWHIPKAAALVILIGAAIRLYAFAENPLINSDGFLYIQQAKALYYGLSDAIVRCYKYLSAYPVLIALTYDVWDDWVIAGQSISLLFSILTFFPAYWLVRRFLDEHTSVLTLLALVLMPPFILISRDVMRGPVYWFFSMTGLWLFILQMENSRCRLAFASSLCFMMGAWTRIEGSLFILISVAYLTGGGGEKKWRRLFCFLLPFIALFIVGAIYILHAHVDVMALFKPERILSRPLEFFSRYSELRQNLKLLDRQNLPGFSPYFFPRVRNLVWLIALGTLAVQVIETMFYIFFVLLIFGMIKTLPRLRTDPGLRYLAMTSVFALITLYAQIIYNWAMTSRFVALFLFPALVFMGVGLKETWVFIAGKFRMNALRACVLVGVAIMAITLPKNLSARYVRDKLVFREIGRFISQREQGGQAISVAGAFKRVRNVHFYANLESPIAPCFEEICFLNAVTPESLQMVRAHDIHYIIWDEKNSSPGVPARIETELNDRFENVREWQSSRLGRLILYEVKK; this is encoded by the coding sequence GCAATCCGGCTGTATGCTTTTGCTGAGAATCCGCTGATCAATTCCGACGGATTTCTCTACATCCAGCAGGCCAAAGCCCTGTATTACGGCCTTTCCGATGCCATTGTCCGGTGTTACAAATACCTCTCGGCCTATCCCGTTCTCATCGCCCTCACCTATGACGTATGGGACGACTGGGTGATTGCCGGTCAGAGCATTTCCCTTCTTTTCAGTATACTGACGTTCTTTCCCGCCTACTGGCTGGTCCGGCGCTTTCTGGATGAACATACCAGCGTACTGACTCTGCTCGCCCTTGTGCTGATGCCACCGTTCATCCTCATCAGCCGGGATGTGATGCGGGGGCCGGTATACTGGTTTTTTTCCATGACGGGCCTCTGGCTCTTTATTCTTCAGATGGAAAACAGCCGCTGCCGTCTGGCCTTCGCCAGCAGTCTCTGCTTTATGATGGGGGCCTGGACCCGGATTGAGGGCAGCCTTTTTATCCTCATCTCCGTTGCATATCTGACGGGGGGGGGCGGAGAGAAAAAGTGGCGTCGCCTCTTCTGTTTCCTGCTTCCGTTTATCGCCCTTTTCATTGTCGGAGCGATCTACATTCTCCATGCCCACGTTGACGTGATGGCGTTGTTCAAACCGGAGCGGATACTCAGTCGGCCGCTGGAGTTCTTTTCCAGATACAGCGAACTCCGGCAGAACCTGAAGCTGCTCGACCGGCAGAACCTGCCCGGCTTCAGCCCCTATTTCTTCCCCAGGGTCCGAAATCTGGTGTGGCTGATTGCCCTCGGCACCCTGGCGGTCCAGGTCATTGAGACGATGTTTTACATTTTCTTCGTGCTTCTGATATTCGGCATGATAAAAACCCTTCCCCGGCTCAGAACCGATCCCGGCCTGCGCTATCTCGCCATGACATCCGTTTTTGCGCTGATCACACTGTACGCCCAGATCATCTATAACTGGGCAATGACCAGCCGGTTTGTCGCCCTTTTCCTCTTTCCTGCGCTTGTATTTATGGGCGTTGGCCTGAAAGAGACATGGGTATTTATCGCCGGAAAATTTCGCATGAACGCCCTGCGGGCCTGTGTACTTGTCGGGGTGGCGATCATGGCAATCACGCTTCCCAAAAACCTCAGCGCCAGATATGTAAGGGACAAACTGGTTTTCAGGGAAATCGGGAGATTTATTTCCCAGAGGGAGCAGGGGGGACAGGCCATTTCAGTGGCCGGTGCGTTCAAGCGGGTTCGGAATGTCCATTTTTACGCCAATCTGGAATCCCCGATAGCCCCCTGCTTTGAAGAGATCTGTTTCCTGAACGCCGTAACCCCTGAATCCCTTCAGATGGTCCGGGCACACGACATTCACTACATCATATGGGATGAAAAAAACAGCAGTCCCGGCGTACCGGCCCGGATTGAAACAGAATTGAACGACCGATTTGAGAACGTGCGGGAGTGGCAGTCCTCACGGCTGGGGCGGCTGATCCTTTACGAGGTTAAAAAATGA
- a CDS encoding lipopolysaccharide kinase InaA family protein, translating into MTDVTAPIIIEKSGPLHINRDFRKLLTSAGLDSFDALYGYPGGEVVKDIRERSVTRIDIEAGGTTRRFYLKRHRTEQTGIRGLLSRWLLGRSPAQGCKEFDTLCDFRKHGLPTVVPVAAGERRTGLFRTESFVLTEDFSPFVSLEEIIRERPEFLEGPAGEVRKAILLRQIGRLARQMHQSGFNHRDFNATHVLLHYEDRKGVPRTALFDLQRVDRRKYLRFRWIIKTIAEVNYTLPEGLFSPQDRLRLFLAYKGKSCLGLRDRVQWLWIRRKTARISRHTDHIMARRAERRRKGLPER; encoded by the coding sequence ATGACCGATGTCACCGCGCCCATTATCATTGAAAAATCCGGCCCCCTGCACATCAACCGGGACTTCCGAAAGCTTCTGACGTCCGCCGGACTGGACAGCTTTGACGCCCTTTACGGCTACCCGGGCGGGGAGGTGGTCAAGGATATCCGGGAACGCTCCGTGACCCGCATTGACATCGAAGCAGGCGGCACCACGCGCCGCTTCTATCTCAAGCGGCACCGGACCGAACAGACCGGCATCCGGGGGCTGCTGTCCCGCTGGCTGCTCGGCAGAAGTCCGGCGCAGGGATGCAAAGAATTCGACACCCTGTGTGATTTTCGGAAACACGGCCTGCCCACCGTGGTGCCGGTCGCAGCCGGAGAGCGGCGGACCGGACTGTTCCGGACGGAATCCTTTGTGCTGACCGAGGATTTCAGCCCCTTTGTCTCCCTGGAGGAGATCATCCGGGAAAGGCCGGAATTTCTGGAAGGGCCGGCCGGCGAAGTGCGAAAGGCCATCCTGCTGAGACAGATCGGCAGACTGGCCCGGCAGATGCACCAAAGCGGCTTCAACCACCGGGATTTCAACGCCACCCATGTGCTGCTTCACTATGAAGACCGAAAGGGCGTCCCCCGGACCGCCCTGTTTGATCTTCAGCGGGTGGACCGGAGAAAATATCTCCGGTTCCGGTGGATCATCAAAACCATCGCCGAAGTGAATTACACATTGCCGGAGGGGCTTTTCAGCCCCCAAGACCGGCTCCGGCTCTTTCTGGCCTACAAGGGCAAATCCTGCCTCGGCCTCCGGGACCGGGTTCAGTGGCTCTGGATCAGGCGGAAAACAGCCCGCATCAGCCGCCACACGGATCATATCATGGCACGGCGGGCCGAACGGCGGCGAAAAGGATTGCCGGAAAGGTAG